A region from the Sandaracinus amylolyticus genome encodes:
- a CDS encoding diguanylate cyclase domain-containing protein — translation MVDAKVTLHVLIDLHRALTNEPSLEKQLDRVARAALALLEADHASIRVLDETGTELLSGARAGTGVQYRPVTFGRGVGVAGWVVDHNETVRIDDVTTDARFVDVRGQGFAIRSMLAVPLAITGAVIGVLVVTSERVGAFDASKEDLAILLASIAVSPIERARLEEIALRDPSTRAFGARYLAPRLAGEVHRAREGRVALSVIALDLDPLPELREELGRAAIDALLRVSVDRILAVVRARGVVIRRDGGELVIVLPQHDADDAERMADRIGDALAKRVTELGPGLEALELTASFGVVQWDGAESPTRLERRADDALRAAKQRGPGAIAVWPSGERALEG, via the coding sequence GTGGTCGACGCGAAGGTCACGCTCCACGTCCTGATCGACCTCCATCGAGCGCTCACGAACGAGCCCTCGCTCGAGAAGCAGCTCGACCGCGTCGCGCGTGCCGCGCTCGCGCTGCTCGAGGCGGATCACGCGTCGATCCGCGTGCTCGACGAGACGGGCACGGAGCTGCTCTCGGGCGCGCGCGCCGGCACCGGCGTGCAGTACCGGCCCGTCACCTTCGGTCGCGGCGTCGGCGTCGCGGGCTGGGTCGTCGATCACAACGAGACGGTGCGCATCGACGACGTCACGACCGACGCGCGCTTCGTCGACGTGCGAGGGCAGGGCTTCGCGATCCGCTCGATGCTCGCGGTGCCGCTCGCGATCACCGGTGCGGTGATCGGCGTGCTCGTGGTGACGAGCGAGCGCGTCGGCGCGTTCGACGCGTCGAAGGAGGACCTCGCGATCCTGCTCGCGTCGATCGCGGTCTCGCCGATCGAGCGCGCGCGCCTCGAGGAGATCGCGCTGCGCGATCCGAGCACGCGCGCGTTCGGCGCGCGGTACCTCGCGCCGAGGCTCGCGGGCGAGGTGCATCGCGCGCGCGAAGGGCGCGTCGCGCTCTCGGTGATCGCGCTCGATCTCGATCCGCTGCCCGAGCTGCGCGAGGAGCTCGGGCGCGCCGCGATCGACGCGCTGCTGCGCGTGTCGGTCGATCGCATCCTCGCGGTGGTGCGCGCGCGCGGCGTGGTGATCCGTCGCGACGGAGGCGAGCTGGTGATCGTGCTCCCGCAGCACGACGCCGACGACGCGGAGCGCATGGCGGATCGCATCGGCGACGCGCTCGCGAAGCGCGTGACCGAGCTCGGGCCGGGGCTCGAGGCGCTCGAGCTCACCGCGAGCTTCGGCGTCGTGCAGTGGGACGGCGCAGAGAGCCCGACGCGGCTCGAGCGTCGCGCCGACGACGCGCTGCGCGCCGCGAAGCAGCGCGGACCGGGCGCGATCGCCGTGTGGCCCTCGGGCGAGCGCGCGCTCGAGGGCTGA
- a CDS encoding alpha/beta hydrolase, whose product MKRALVVVALTFAACVQIETFFFAGRSIDAYRWDEAAPELDGDLSDAHPSIVPAADRIEGFVALDDEREVHWVFARRPGATTTFVYSHGNGPHLGRFWDRVERLWELGHHVLIYDYPGYGRSTGESSEAALYEAIDAIWDEVVPSIPEIDPTRTLLYGHSLGGGPTFHLAARAQRGAPRPRGVIAESVWCSIEAQIQEGAFLDLPRELLAHLAIDNCARASELDASTPITLLQGTEDDVTSPRQSELLESAATRAPVTRILVEGAHHTDLPNVAGDRYREWIDEAVAHALSR is encoded by the coding sequence ATGAAGCGCGCGCTCGTCGTCGTCGCGCTCACCTTCGCCGCGTGCGTGCAGATCGAGACGTTCTTCTTCGCAGGCCGCTCGATCGACGCGTATCGCTGGGACGAAGCGGCGCCCGAGCTCGACGGCGATCTGAGCGATGCACATCCGTCGATCGTGCCCGCGGCCGATCGCATCGAGGGCTTCGTGGCGCTCGACGACGAGCGCGAAGTGCACTGGGTCTTCGCGCGCCGCCCCGGCGCGACCACGACGTTCGTCTACTCGCACGGCAACGGCCCGCACCTCGGGCGCTTCTGGGATCGCGTCGAGCGCCTCTGGGAGCTCGGCCATCACGTGCTGATCTACGACTATCCCGGCTACGGACGCTCGACGGGCGAGAGCAGCGAGGCCGCGCTCTACGAGGCGATCGATGCGATCTGGGACGAGGTCGTGCCCTCGATCCCCGAGATCGATCCCACGCGCACGCTGCTGTACGGACACTCGCTCGGAGGCGGCCCGACGTTCCACCTCGCCGCGCGCGCGCAGCGCGGAGCACCGCGTCCACGCGGCGTGATCGCGGAGTCCGTGTGGTGCTCGATCGAGGCGCAGATCCAGGAGGGCGCGTTCCTCGATCTCCCGCGCGAGCTGCTCGCGCACCTCGCGATCGACAACTGCGCACGCGCGTCGGAGCTCGACGCGTCGACGCCGATCACGCTGCTGCAGGGCACCGAGGACGACGTGACCTCGCCGCGACAGTCCGAGCTGCTCGAGAGCGCAGCGACGCGCGCGCCGGTGACGCGCATCCTCGTCGAGGGCGCGCATCACACGGACCTGCCGAACGTCGCCGGGGATCGCTATCGCGAGTGGATCGACGAAGCGGTGGCTCACGCGCTCTCGCGGTGA
- the hflX gene encoding GTPase HflX codes for MAEISASTGRQVGVIADRSGHVQFVVVGDSSKLMLPDVGRVRAAQGRFRGLRLIHTHLTPEGLTRDDLVDLTRLRLDLVAAINVGKNGEPETVHYGHNVPVAPGSSESPHRTIGPLSYQALIGELVQVDPAALIAGLEQEFARVARTRVVDAKDGRAILVHVCEKHDAWRAEESLRELAELARTAGVEVVDQVLQVRDRIDPKFVMGRGKLDEIVQRSMQVDASVLIFDRNLGPAQAAAIAKAIDLKVIDRSQLILDIFAQRAESRDGKLQVELAQMKYLLPRIGQKDDSLSRLTGGIGGRGPGETVLEIGKRRARERISRLESELEKLAVQRRNRRQRRNRRDVPIVSIVGYTNAGKSTLLNALTGSETIVEDKLFATLDTRSRRIRFPEEREVVITDTVGFIRDLPVDLFAAFRATFEEAQDADLLLHVVDASDPALGEHIKTTEQLLGQLELSNVPTLLVLNKCDRVPASEVASMVRARDAVPVSAIDPSTFGPLLERLERMLFERGSGVVTRSATGSDELDLDDAIPPSITSVRLTAARPVEEAPAPRGPYFDDAAIDALIAGSGSKSAPAAAPARTRSRAR; via the coding sequence ATGGCGGAGATCTCCGCGTCGACCGGGCGTCAGGTCGGAGTGATCGCCGATCGCAGCGGGCACGTGCAGTTCGTCGTCGTGGGCGACTCGAGCAAGCTCATGCTGCCCGACGTCGGGCGCGTGCGCGCTGCGCAGGGCCGGTTCCGCGGGCTGCGTCTCATCCACACCCACCTCACGCCCGAGGGGCTCACGCGCGACGATCTCGTCGATCTCACGCGCCTGCGGCTCGATCTCGTCGCGGCGATCAACGTCGGGAAGAACGGCGAGCCCGAGACGGTGCACTACGGGCACAACGTGCCGGTCGCGCCGGGCTCGAGCGAGTCCCCGCACCGCACGATCGGGCCGCTCTCGTACCAGGCGCTGATCGGCGAGCTGGTGCAGGTCGATCCTGCGGCGCTGATCGCCGGGCTCGAGCAGGAGTTCGCGCGGGTCGCGCGCACGCGCGTCGTCGACGCGAAGGACGGGCGCGCCATCCTCGTGCACGTCTGCGAGAAGCACGACGCGTGGCGCGCCGAGGAGTCGCTGCGAGAGCTCGCGGAGCTCGCGCGCACGGCGGGCGTCGAGGTGGTCGATCAGGTCCTGCAGGTCCGCGACCGCATCGATCCGAAGTTCGTGATGGGCCGCGGCAAGCTCGACGAGATCGTGCAGCGCTCGATGCAGGTCGACGCGAGCGTGCTGATCTTCGATCGCAACCTCGGTCCCGCGCAGGCCGCGGCGATCGCGAAGGCGATCGACCTCAAGGTGATCGATCGCAGCCAGCTGATCCTCGACATCTTCGCGCAGCGCGCGGAGAGCCGGGACGGCAAGCTGCAGGTCGAGCTCGCGCAGATGAAGTACCTGCTGCCGCGCATCGGGCAGAAGGACGACTCGCTCTCGCGCCTCACTGGTGGCATCGGCGGGCGAGGGCCCGGCGAGACCGTGCTCGAGATCGGGAAGCGTCGTGCGCGCGAGCGCATCTCGCGGCTCGAGAGCGAGCTCGAGAAGCTCGCGGTGCAGCGCCGCAATCGACGCCAGCGCCGCAACCGTCGCGACGTGCCGATCGTGTCGATCGTCGGGTACACGAACGCCGGAAAGAGCACGCTGCTCAACGCGCTCACCGGGAGCGAGACGATCGTCGAGGACAAGCTCTTCGCGACGCTCGACACCCGCTCGCGCCGCATCCGGTTCCCGGAGGAGCGCGAGGTCGTGATCACCGACACCGTCGGGTTCATCCGCGATCTGCCGGTCGACCTCTTCGCCGCGTTCCGCGCGACGTTCGAGGAGGCGCAGGACGCGGATCTGCTGCTCCACGTCGTCGACGCGAGCGATCCCGCGCTGGGCGAGCACATCAAGACGACCGAGCAGCTGCTCGGGCAGCTCGAGCTCTCGAACGTCCCGACCCTGCTCGTGCTGAACAAGTGCGATCGGGTCCCGGCGTCCGAGGTCGCGTCGATGGTGCGCGCGCGCGACGCGGTGCCGGTGTCGGCGATCGATCCGAGCACGTTCGGTCCGCTCCTCGAGCGGCTCGAGCGCATGCTCTTCGAGCGCGGCTCGGGCGTGGTCACGCGCAGCGCGACCGGGAGCGACGAGCTCGATCTCGACGACGCGATCCCGCCGTCGATCACGAGCGTGCGGCTCACCGCCGCGCGCCCCGTGGAAGAGGCTCCGGCGCCGCGCGGGCCCTACTTCGACGACGCGGCGATCGACGCGCTGATCGCGGGATCGGGCAGCAAGAGCGCGCCTGCGGCCGCGCCGGCGCGCACGCGATCGCGCGCGCGCTGA